The Globicephala melas chromosome 13, mGloMel1.2, whole genome shotgun sequence genome includes a region encoding these proteins:
- the SERPINB3 gene encoding serpin B3, whose amino-acid sequence MGGSKREVYSPDLTIRGTSAHSLSAHLCFLQAHRSSRLHQATMSSLGEGIIHFAVDLFQQIRQLEKENIFYSPLSIMSALAMTSLGARGDTASEIQKVLHANAIAENTEGGGAAKDPVERPGNIHHQFQKLLTEFKKPTDAYELNVANRLYGEKTVLFLQAYMDNVEKFYLASVESADFVNAAEESRKMINSWVESQTNKKIKDLFPGGSVNRWTVLVLVNAVYFKGQWHKEFKKENTGEEKFWLSKDTSKPVQMMKQTDLFNFTSLEDMQVKILEIPYKGQELSMFLLLPNDVDGLQQLEDQLTAEKLIEWTSPQNMKERAMELYLPRFKVEETYDLKPMLRALGMVDAFTEGKADFSGMSSEQELVVSEVFHKSFVEVNEEGTEAAGGTGIVVVRKLAIEADSFHCDHPFLFLIKHNKTNSLLFYGRVSSPEM is encoded by the exons GAGTTCCAGACTACATCAAGCCACCATGAGTTCACTCGGGGAAGGAATCATCCACTTTGCAGTCGACCTGTTCCAACAGATCAGacaattagagaaggaaaatatctTCTATTCCCCTTTGAGTATCATGTCTGCCTTAGCCATGACTTCCTTGGGGGCCCGAGGAGACACCGCATCAGAAATCCAGAAG GTCCTGCACGCGAATGCAATCGCAGAGAACACAGAAGGAGGAGGAGCTGCAAAAGATCCC GTTGAAAGGCCAGGAAATATTCATCATCAATTTCAAAAGCTTCTGACGGAGTTTAAGAAACCCACTGATGCCTATGAGCTGAACGTAGCCAACAGGCtctatggagaaaagactgttCTGTTTCTTCAG GCATACATGGATAATGTTGAGAAATTTTACCTAGCCAGTGTGGAATCTGCTGATTTTGTCAATGCTGCAGAAGAAAGTCGGAAGATGATTAATTCCTGGGTGGAAAGCCAAACTAATA aaAAAATCAAGGATCTCTTTCCCGGAGGCTCTGTTAATAGATGGACCGTTCTGGTTCTGGTGAACGCAGTCTATTTCAAAGGGCAGTGGCACaaggaatttaagaaagaaaatactggGGAGGAAAAATTTTGGCTGAGCAAG GATACAAGCAAACCTGTGCAGATGATGAAACAAACCGACCTTTTCAATTTCACGTCACTGGAGGACATGCAAGTCAAGATCCTGGAAATACCGTACAAAGGCCAAGAGCTAAGCATGTTTCTGCTGCTGCCCAATGACGTGGATGGTCTGCAGCAG CTTGAAGATCAGCTCACTGCTGAGAAGTTAATAGAGTGGACGAGCCCACAGAATATGAAAGAGCGTGCAATGGAGTTATACCTACCTCGGTTCAAAGTGGAGGAGACCTATGACCTCAAGCCCATGCTGAGAGCCCTGGGGATGGTGGACGCCTTCACTGAGGGGAAAGCCGACTTCTCAGGCATGAGCAGTGAACAAGAGCTGGTGGTGTCGGAAGTCTTCCACAAGTCCTTCGTGGAGGTGAATGAGGAGGGTACAGAGGCTGCAGGTGGGACTGGAATAGTAGTGGTTCGAAAACTAGCAATAGAGGCAGACAGTTTCCACTGTGACCACCCTTTCCTGTTCCTCATCAAGCACAACAAGACCAACAGCCTCCTCTTCTATGGCAGAGTCTCTTCCCCTGAGATGTGA